One genomic window of Actinoplanes lobatus includes the following:
- a CDS encoding HAMP domain-containing sensor histidine kinase, translating to MVFVHNLVAPVFAYLPRPLDPVRSIKAKLSLALGFAGGIGLLVFLWSIDFYRVDVLWIAIAAALGLVTLQVMAHGATVPLREMTVAAREMARGDYTHRIETRSQDEVGELATAFNQMAADLAAADRQRRELIANVSHELRTPITALRGLLENIVDGVAEAEPETMKTALAQTERLSRLVADLLDLSRLDAGVVPMDRDLIDVPAFLGEVVREATVNAEGTGHDVRFEVSAPRLLMHGDRERLHQVFANLLDNAARHSPRGGLVTVRAERHGDHVVLAVTDQGDGIPPAERERVFERFTRGERATGGGTGLGLAIARWVVQLHRGTIAVVEPDDRHGCHIQIRLPLQAL from the coding sequence ATGGTGTTCGTCCACAACCTGGTGGCACCGGTCTTCGCGTACCTTCCCCGGCCGCTCGACCCGGTCCGGTCGATCAAGGCGAAGCTCTCCCTGGCCCTGGGGTTCGCCGGCGGCATCGGCCTGCTGGTGTTCCTGTGGAGCATCGACTTCTACCGGGTCGACGTGCTGTGGATCGCCATCGCGGCGGCGCTCGGCCTGGTCACCCTCCAGGTGATGGCGCACGGCGCGACGGTGCCGCTGCGCGAGATGACGGTGGCGGCCCGGGAGATGGCGCGCGGCGACTACACGCACCGGATCGAGACCCGGTCTCAGGACGAGGTGGGCGAACTGGCCACCGCGTTCAACCAGATGGCCGCCGACCTGGCCGCCGCGGACCGGCAGCGGCGTGAGCTGATCGCGAACGTCTCGCACGAGTTGCGTACGCCGATAACCGCGCTGCGGGGCCTGCTGGAGAACATCGTCGACGGGGTGGCCGAGGCCGAGCCGGAGACGATGAAGACCGCCCTGGCCCAGACCGAGCGGCTCAGTCGCCTGGTCGCCGATCTGCTGGACCTGTCCAGGCTGGACGCCGGGGTGGTGCCGATGGACCGCGATCTGATCGACGTGCCGGCCTTCCTCGGGGAGGTGGTCCGGGAGGCGACGGTGAACGCCGAGGGCACCGGCCACGACGTGCGCTTCGAGGTGTCCGCGCCCCGCCTGCTGATGCACGGCGACCGGGAGCGGCTGCACCAGGTCTTCGCGAACCTGCTGGACAACGCGGCCCGGCACAGCCCGCGCGGTGGGCTCGTGACGGTCCGCGCCGAGCGCCACGGCGATCACGTGGTGCTCGCCGTCACCGATCAGGGTGACGGCATCCCGCCCGCGGAGCGTGAGCGGGTCTTCGAACGCTTCACCCGGGGCGAGCGGGCCACCGGCGGCGGCACCGGGCTCGGCCTGGCGATCGCCCGCTGGGTGGTGCAGCTGCACCGCGGCACGATCGCCGTCGTCGAGCCCGACGACCGGCACGGCTGCCACATCCAGATACGACTTCCGCTGCAAGCGCTCTGA
- a CDS encoding DUF4153 domain-containing protein has protein sequence MTGQLGQLNGPWPSYTLFGRRWAGPGRPASTATVVAILAASAVAALSVPLDRAGLGWFIAALAGTAALVVARIIRVPEAIPAAVRRDIGHGSWDRWFWGTATVALLATGTFRAAGWLFTLCLLTATLTGALAITHGRSLRSVAMTYLLAPVAATRGGLWLLRGATRMRGQGSAGVPIRVLATTAVSIALLAVFGGLFISADAAFARVFEAAIPEIRPITIFRWAFVGGVTAVLLTAAAFLRAAPPATGDLDRTEGRKVNRLEWAVPLSLLVLLFAAFVTIQLTVLFGGNQHVVETDGLTYAEYARSGFWQLCVVTALTLVVLAGAARWAPRTERTDRILLRAVLGALAALTLVIVASALHRMNVYTDTYGLTRLRLLVACCEAWFGLVLVMVLVAGIRIRAPWLPRVAIAAGVLALLGLSVANPDGLIAENHVQRYEETQRIDLPYLSDLSPDAVPALAGLDSEAYRSCLLMVIGERTPEDDWRGWNLARETAREVIAEHPEDSPAWCWDQVNRY, from the coding sequence ATGACCGGACAATTGGGGCAACTCAACGGCCCGTGGCCGTCCTACACCCTGTTCGGCCGGCGCTGGGCCGGCCCCGGGCGCCCGGCCTCGACCGCCACCGTCGTGGCGATCCTCGCCGCCTCCGCCGTGGCCGCGCTCAGCGTCCCGCTGGACCGGGCCGGCCTCGGCTGGTTCATCGCCGCCCTGGCCGGCACCGCGGCCCTGGTCGTGGCCCGGATCATCCGGGTTCCCGAGGCGATCCCGGCCGCGGTCCGGCGCGACATCGGCCACGGCTCGTGGGACCGCTGGTTCTGGGGTACGGCCACCGTGGCCCTGCTGGCGACCGGCACCTTCCGGGCGGCCGGCTGGCTGTTCACGCTCTGCCTGCTGACGGCGACGCTGACCGGCGCACTGGCGATCACCCACGGGCGGTCGCTGCGGTCGGTGGCGATGACCTACCTGCTGGCGCCGGTGGCCGCCACCCGCGGCGGCCTGTGGCTCCTGCGCGGTGCGACCCGGATGCGCGGCCAGGGCTCGGCGGGCGTCCCGATCCGCGTGCTGGCCACCACCGCGGTCTCGATCGCCCTGCTCGCCGTCTTCGGCGGGCTCTTCATCTCGGCCGACGCCGCGTTCGCCAGGGTCTTCGAGGCGGCGATCCCGGAGATCCGCCCGATCACGATCTTCCGGTGGGCGTTCGTGGGCGGCGTCACGGCGGTCCTGCTGACCGCCGCCGCCTTCCTGCGCGCCGCCCCGCCGGCGACCGGCGACCTGGACCGCACCGAGGGCCGCAAAGTGAACCGTCTGGAGTGGGCGGTGCCGCTCAGCCTCCTGGTACTGCTGTTCGCGGCGTTCGTGACGATCCAGCTGACCGTGCTGTTCGGCGGCAACCAGCACGTGGTGGAGACCGACGGCCTCACCTACGCCGAGTACGCCCGCAGCGGCTTCTGGCAGCTCTGCGTGGTGACCGCCCTGACCCTCGTGGTGTTGGCCGGGGCGGCCCGATGGGCGCCGCGCACCGAGCGGACCGACCGGATCCTGCTGCGTGCGGTGCTCGGCGCCCTGGCCGCGCTCACCCTGGTCATCGTGGCCTCGGCGCTGCACCGGATGAACGTCTACACCGACACGTACGGGCTGACCCGGCTGCGCCTGCTGGTGGCCTGCTGCGAGGCGTGGTTCGGACTGGTCCTGGTGATGGTGCTGGTGGCCGGGATCCGGATCCGGGCGCCGTGGCTGCCCCGGGTCGCGATCGCCGCCGGTGTGCTCGCCCTGCTCGGCCTGTCGGTGGCCAACCCGGACGGCCTGATCGCCGAGAACCACGTGCAACGGTACGAGGAGACGCAGCGGATCGACCTGCCCTACCTGTCCGACCTGTCCCCGGACGCGGTACCGGCCCTCGCCGGGCTGGACAGCGAGGCGTACCGGTCCTGCCTGCTGATGGTGATCGGCGAGCGCACCCCCGAGGACGACTGGCGCGGCTGGAACCTGGCCCGGGAGACGGCCCGCGAGGTGATCGCCGAACACCCCGAGGACAGCCCCGCCTGGTGCTGGGACCAGGTGAACCGGTATTGA
- a CDS encoding LytR/AlgR family response regulator transcription factor, which yields MSLVVLAVDDEPPALDELAYLLNADGRVAHVHRAGDATEALRVLRDTEVDAVFLDIRMPGLDGMELARILRRFAQPPAIVFVTAYDDGAVDAFDLGVTDYVRKPVRAERLGESLRRVAGLRSVPPPPPDEPAIPVELAGTTRMLPRSSVRWVEAQGDYARLHTGDASHLVRVSLATLAERWANAGFVRIHRSYLVQLRLVTELRLTGSGYVVAVNGVELPVSRRHTRELKDRLIRAAKHDWTR from the coding sequence ATGAGCCTTGTGGTGCTGGCCGTCGACGACGAGCCCCCGGCGCTGGACGAGCTGGCGTACCTGCTGAACGCGGACGGCCGGGTGGCTCACGTGCACCGGGCCGGCGACGCCACCGAGGCGCTGCGGGTGCTGCGCGACACCGAGGTGGACGCGGTCTTCCTGGACATCCGGATGCCCGGCCTGGACGGCATGGAGCTGGCCCGGATCCTGCGGCGGTTCGCCCAGCCCCCGGCCATCGTGTTCGTGACGGCGTACGACGACGGCGCGGTGGACGCCTTCGACCTGGGTGTCACCGACTACGTGCGCAAACCGGTCCGGGCCGAGCGGCTCGGCGAGTCGCTGCGCCGGGTGGCCGGCCTGCGATCGGTGCCGCCGCCTCCACCGGACGAGCCGGCCATCCCGGTCGAGCTGGCCGGCACCACCCGGATGCTGCCGCGCTCGTCGGTGCGCTGGGTGGAGGCGCAGGGCGACTATGCCCGCCTGCACACCGGGGACGCCTCGCATCTGGTCCGGGTTTCGCTCGCCACTCTGGCCGAGCGCTGGGCGAACGCCGGTTTCGTCCGTATCCACCGCTCCTATCTGGTGCAGCTGCGCCTGGTCACCGAGCTGCGGTTGACCGGTTCCGGCTATGTGGTGGCGGTGAACGGGGTGGAGTTGCCGGTCAGCCGACGGCACACCCGGGAGCTGAAGGACCGGTTGATCCGCGCTGCGAAGCACGACTGGACCCGTTAA
- a CDS encoding response regulator transcription factor, translating into METVERRVLVVEDERAIADAVAARLRAEGFLVQVVGDGPSAVAAARQTPPDVIVLDVMLPGFDGLEVCRRIQAERPVPVLMLTARGDETDLLVGLAVGADDYMAKPFSMRELAARVHALLRRAEKAQVAARPQPPTLRFGDVEINQAERRVLRGGAEVHLTPTEFDLLVHLAGRPRTVLPRERLLAEVWGWADTSGTRTVDSHIKGLRRKLGADLIRTVHGVGYALEVDK; encoded by the coding sequence GTGGAGACGGTCGAGCGACGGGTTCTCGTCGTGGAGGACGAGCGGGCGATCGCCGATGCCGTGGCCGCACGGCTGCGTGCCGAGGGCTTCCTGGTGCAGGTCGTGGGCGACGGGCCGAGTGCGGTCGCGGCGGCCCGGCAGACCCCGCCGGACGTGATCGTCCTGGACGTCATGCTGCCCGGCTTCGACGGCCTGGAGGTGTGCCGCCGGATCCAGGCGGAACGCCCGGTCCCGGTGCTGATGCTGACCGCCCGCGGCGACGAGACGGATCTGCTCGTCGGGCTCGCGGTCGGCGCCGACGACTACATGGCCAAGCCGTTCTCGATGCGTGAGCTGGCGGCCCGGGTGCACGCCCTGCTGCGGCGGGCCGAGAAGGCACAGGTCGCCGCTCGTCCACAGCCCCCGACACTGCGGTTCGGCGACGTGGAGATCAACCAGGCGGAACGGCGGGTGCTGCGGGGCGGGGCCGAGGTGCATCTGACCCCGACCGAATTCGATCTGCTGGTGCATCTGGCCGGGCGGCCCCGTACGGTCCTGCCCCGGGAACGGCTCCTTGCCGAGGTGTGGGGCTGGGCGGACACTTCGGGTACGCGTACGGTCGACAGCCACATCAAGGGCCTCCGCCGGAAACTGGGCGCCGATCTGATCCGCACCGTGCACGGGGTGGGGTACGCCCTGGAGGTGGACAAGTGA
- a CDS encoding sensor histidine kinase, with protein sequence MAGQIGSAVAVVAVLAALAAAVVAVLRLRARRGIATAMQRATYDVLHTASLAAEPLRAGLSTASAGKAIRHLRVLVGAVGLAIIDGADCLAFDGRGGHHTEQFTAAARRATRSQRSVVLNGSDLVCDRVDCVVRGAVVAPLTGPSGQADAALVAVADEPPAPGLVQATLETARWAGSQVALAELDSSRERLARAEVRALRAQISPHFIYNALTAIASFVRTDPERARELILEFAEFTRYSFRAHGEFTTLAEELRSIDRYLTIERARFGDRLQVRLQIAPEVLPVGLPFLCLQPLVENAVRHGLSRKPGVGMVSIEARDAGAECHITVEDDGVGMDPAVFGRDGSESEDGQHVGLVNVDERLRSVFGDHNGLIVETAPGAGTKVSMRVPKFHPQVRTST encoded by the coding sequence GTGGCGGGTCAGATCGGAAGCGCGGTGGCGGTCGTCGCCGTGCTGGCCGCGCTCGCCGCCGCGGTGGTCGCCGTCCTGCGCCTGCGGGCCCGGCGGGGTATCGCCACCGCCATGCAGCGGGCCACCTACGACGTGCTGCACACCGCCTCTCTCGCCGCCGAACCACTGCGTGCCGGGCTTTCGACAGCATCCGCGGGGAAGGCGATCCGGCATCTGCGGGTGCTGGTCGGGGCGGTCGGGCTGGCGATCATCGACGGGGCGGACTGCCTGGCCTTCGACGGGCGGGGTGGACACCACACCGAACAGTTCACGGCGGCGGCCCGGCGGGCCACGAGATCGCAGCGCTCCGTCGTACTCAATGGGTCTGATCTGGTTTGTGACCGGGTGGATTGTGTGGTTCGCGGTGCTGTGGTGGCGCCTCTGACCGGGCCCTCCGGTCAGGCGGACGCCGCGCTGGTCGCGGTGGCCGACGAGCCGCCGGCGCCGGGTCTGGTGCAGGCGACGCTGGAGACCGCCAGGTGGGCCGGGTCGCAGGTCGCGCTGGCCGAGCTCGACTCGTCGCGGGAGCGGCTGGCGAGAGCCGAGGTGCGTGCGCTGCGCGCCCAGATCAGCCCGCATTTCATCTACAACGCGCTGACCGCGATCGCCTCGTTCGTGCGCACCGACCCGGAGCGGGCCCGGGAGCTGATCCTGGAGTTCGCCGAGTTCACGCGCTACTCGTTCCGGGCGCACGGTGAGTTCACGACGCTCGCCGAGGAGCTGCGCAGCATCGACCGCTATCTGACCATCGAGCGGGCCCGGTTCGGTGACCGGCTCCAGGTGCGGTTGCAGATCGCGCCCGAGGTGCTGCCGGTCGGTCTGCCGTTCCTGTGCCTGCAACCGCTGGTGGAGAACGCGGTCCGGCACGGTCTGTCCCGAAAGCCCGGCGTCGGTATGGTGAGCATCGAGGCGCGCGACGCGGGCGCCGAGTGCCACATCACGGTCGAGGACGACGGGGTCGGCATGGATCCGGCGGTCTTCGGGCGGGACGGTTCGGAGAGCGAGGACGGGCAGCACGTCGGCCTGGTCAATGTGGACGAGCGGCTGCGTTCGGTGTTCGGTGACCACAACGGCCTGATCGTGGAGACGGCCCCCGGAGCGGGTACGAAGGTGAGCATGCGGGTGCCGAAGTTCCATCCACAGGTCCGGACATCGACATGA
- a CDS encoding sodium/solute symporter: protein MNPYLAPGLVLVLLLTVAIGAYGLRFARTTSDFLVASRSVSPSWNAAAISGEYLSAASFLGVAGLVLRYGVDVLWYPVGFAAGYLALLLFVAAPLRRSGAFTLPDFCQVRLRSRPLRRLATAFVLFIGCLYLLPQLQGAGLTFSTLTGGSYAWGALVVSVVVTANVAFGGMRAITFVQAFQYWLKLTALAVPMIFLILQWQSDGRPQVTPPAGAVFPVATTVVVEQDAVLNGVRPVEAGETLHFAAGDPVPTVSTVDAEFGDQWLLPGKTGLFATYSLILATFLGTMGLPHVLVRFYTNPDGASARRTTLVVLAMVGLFYLLPTLYGVLGRIYTPHLLMTGNTDAVVLLLPEAALGGGHLGRLLGALVTAGALAAFLSTSSGLLTSVAGVIFTDVLRSGRSGSIRDFRLATVLAALVPTTLALYVSDMDVSRVVGLAFAVAASSFCPLLVLGIWWRGLTDAGAIAGLVTGGGAAMAAVLVTVLGPPLPSSFAEFVGQPAAWTVPLAFLVMVGVSLLTGRRVPPDVGATMLRLHAPESLRT from the coding sequence GTGAACCCGTACCTGGCGCCCGGCCTGGTCCTGGTCCTGCTGCTGACCGTGGCGATCGGCGCGTACGGCCTGCGCTTCGCCCGGACCACCTCGGACTTCCTGGTCGCGTCCCGGTCGGTGAGCCCGTCCTGGAACGCGGCCGCGATCAGCGGTGAGTACCTGTCCGCCGCGTCCTTCCTCGGTGTCGCCGGCCTGGTCCTGCGCTACGGCGTCGACGTCCTCTGGTACCCGGTCGGGTTCGCCGCCGGCTACCTGGCCCTGCTGCTGTTCGTGGCGGCGCCGCTGCGCCGCTCCGGTGCGTTCACCCTGCCCGACTTCTGCCAGGTCCGGCTCCGGTCGCGGCCGTTGCGGCGGCTGGCGACCGCCTTCGTGCTGTTCATCGGCTGCCTCTACCTGCTGCCGCAGTTGCAGGGAGCGGGGTTGACGTTCAGCACGCTGACCGGCGGCTCCTACGCCTGGGGCGCGCTGGTGGTCAGCGTGGTGGTGACCGCGAACGTGGCGTTCGGCGGGATGCGCGCGATCACCTTCGTGCAGGCGTTCCAGTACTGGCTGAAGTTGACCGCGCTGGCCGTACCGATGATCTTCTTGATCCTGCAGTGGCAGTCGGACGGCCGCCCGCAGGTGACCCCGCCGGCCGGCGCCGTCTTCCCGGTCGCCACCACCGTCGTGGTGGAGCAGGACGCGGTCCTGAACGGTGTCCGCCCGGTCGAGGCGGGCGAGACGCTGCACTTCGCGGCGGGTGACCCGGTGCCGACGGTGAGCACTGTGGACGCCGAGTTCGGGGATCAGTGGCTCCTGCCCGGCAAGACCGGCCTCTTCGCGACCTATTCCCTGATCCTGGCCACCTTCCTCGGCACCATGGGCCTACCGCATGTGCTGGTGCGGTTCTACACGAATCCGGACGGCGCCTCGGCCCGCCGCACCACGCTCGTGGTGCTCGCCATGGTCGGCCTGTTCTACCTGCTCCCCACCCTGTACGGGGTGCTCGGCCGGATCTACACCCCGCACCTGCTGATGACCGGCAACACCGACGCCGTGGTGCTGCTGCTGCCCGAGGCGGCGCTCGGCGGCGGCCACCTGGGCCGGCTGCTCGGCGCGCTGGTCACCGCGGGCGCGCTGGCCGCCTTCCTGTCCACCTCGTCCGGGCTGCTCACCAGCGTCGCCGGGGTGATCTTCACGGACGTGCTCAGGTCCGGCCGCAGCGGCTCGATCCGCGACTTCCGGCTGGCCACCGTGCTGGCCGCGCTGGTCCCCACCACCCTGGCCCTGTACGTGTCCGACATGGACGTCTCCCGCGTCGTCGGCCTGGCCTTCGCGGTGGCCGCCTCCAGCTTCTGCCCGCTGCTGGTGCTCGGCATCTGGTGGCGGGGGCTGACCGACGCCGGTGCGATCGCCGGCCTGGTCACCGGCGGCGGCGCGGCCATGGCGGCGGTGCTGGTGACGGTGCTCGGCCCGCCGCTGCCGAGTTCCTTCGCCGAGTTCGTGGGCCAGCCCGCGGCCTGGACCGTGCCGCTGGCGTTCCTGGTCATGGTCGGGGTGTCGCTGCTGACCGGCCGCCGCGTGCCGCCGGACGTGGGCGCCACGATGCTGCGGCTGCACGCCCCCGAGTCGCTGCGAACTTGA
- a CDS encoding flavin reductase family protein — MNPDAPGGRIHSTDPFAVPEADKSRVRRLRGRFASTVTLWTAPGPAGLTVSSAVVADGDPGRMLGLIDEESEFWAAASAAGRFAVTPLEPGDRQLADRFAGLFPAPGGPFATGEWRQTEFGPVPAHAATWAGCRLTESRPCGWALLLDGVIERVETGSAGSPLIHYRGRYTELA; from the coding sequence ATGAATCCCGACGCGCCGGGTGGCCGCATCCACTCCACCGATCCGTTCGCCGTGCCGGAGGCGGACAAGTCGCGGGTACGGCGACTGCGAGGCCGGTTCGCGTCGACCGTGACGCTGTGGACGGCACCCGGACCGGCCGGGCTGACCGTCTCGTCCGCGGTGGTCGCCGACGGGGATCCCGGCCGGATGCTCGGGCTGATCGACGAGGAGAGCGAGTTCTGGGCGGCGGCCTCCGCGGCCGGCCGGTTCGCGGTGACGCCGCTCGAGCCGGGCGACCGGCAGCTGGCCGACCGGTTCGCCGGCCTCTTCCCCGCTCCGGGCGGCCCGTTCGCGACCGGGGAGTGGCGGCAGACCGAGTTCGGGCCGGTCCCCGCACACGCCGCCACGTGGGCCGGCTGCCGCCTCACGGAGAGCCGTCCGTGCGGGTGGGCGCTGCTACTCGACGGGGTGATCGAACGCGTCGAGACCGGAAGCGCGGGATCACCTCTGATCCACTATCGGGGCAGGTACACCGAACTGGCCTGA
- a CDS encoding DUF485 domain-containing protein produces MAVDPPPHPRTRVVLADAALRRGAADRAGTDLTEQTPIGEALVKGLMRAQLALALRLALVVAAGLGTLPLLFAVAPAVGGFKVFGVHLPWVLLGLLSFPFLVGVGAAYVRWAERNEQDFAALIRRPER; encoded by the coding sequence ATGGCCGTCGATCCGCCCCCGCACCCCCGTACCCGGGTGGTGCTGGCTGACGCCGCGCTCCGGCGCGGCGCGGCCGACCGGGCCGGCACCGACCTGACCGAGCAGACCCCGATCGGGGAGGCACTGGTCAAGGGCCTGATGCGGGCCCAGTTGGCGCTCGCGCTGCGGCTCGCCCTAGTGGTCGCGGCCGGCCTCGGGACACTGCCGCTGCTGTTCGCCGTGGCCCCGGCGGTGGGCGGTTTCAAGGTCTTCGGCGTACACCTGCCGTGGGTTCTGCTCGGGCTGCTGTCGTTCCCGTTCCTGGTCGGGGTGGGCGCCGCCTACGTCCGCTGGGCGGAGCGCAACGAGCAGGACTTCGCGGCGCTGATCCGCAGGCCGGAGCGGTGA
- a CDS encoding RlpA-like double-psi beta-barrel domain-containing protein, which yields MRRTYRRPGQDKRKRNIVIGAAVAVLVGGGLAVGTGLSSASTFCDGLDERIRETQQFMAQQRANPNSQTEAILANRQAVIDLINVQKAQGGCGGAQAQAPAAKPTTTAPAAKPTTAAPAAKPTTAAPAAKPTTAAPAAKPTTAAPAGNGQVVCPGSTVTLSGEGGAAAASSGTHPVGTVLRVRNLDNNKSITVTVTSVSGSCVLLNNAAFEEVREPGKFLIRRAVIERVG from the coding sequence ATGAGACGTACCTACCGGCGGCCCGGTCAAGACAAGCGCAAGCGCAACATCGTGATCGGCGCGGCGGTGGCCGTCCTGGTCGGCGGCGGCCTGGCGGTCGGCACCGGGCTGAGCAGCGCCTCTACCTTCTGCGACGGCCTGGACGAGCGGATCCGGGAGACTCAGCAGTTCATGGCTCAGCAGCGGGCCAACCCGAACTCGCAGACCGAGGCGATCCTGGCGAACCGGCAGGCGGTCATCGACCTGATCAACGTGCAGAAGGCACAGGGCGGCTGCGGCGGCGCCCAGGCTCAGGCCCCGGCCGCGAAGCCGACCACCACCGCTCCGGCCGCGAAGCCGACGACCGCCGCCCCCGCCGCGAAGCCGACGACCGCCGCCCCGGCCGCGAAGCCGACCACGGCCGCGCCGGCTGCGAAGCCGACCACCGCTGCCCCGGCCGGGAACGGCCAGGTCGTCTGCCCCGGCTCGACCGTGACCCTCTCCGGCGAGGGCGGCGCGGCCGCCGCGTCCAGCGGCACCCACCCGGTCGGCACCGTCCTGCGGGTCCGGAACCTGGACAACAACAAGAGCATCACGGTGACCGTGACGAGCGTTTCCGGCAGCTGCGTGCTGCTCAACAACGCCGCCTTCGAAGAGGTCCGGGAGCCCGGAAAGTTCCTGATCAGGCGGGCCGTCATCGAGCGGGTGGGCTGA
- a CDS encoding DUF485 domain-containing protein produces MPASAERYLEVQNSEEFAQLRHRLRSFIFPTTVAFIVWYALYVLLSAYARDFMAIKLVGNINVALVFGVLQFVSTFVIAWYYSRYAAQKLDPLADKILHDIDEKPTAAATAAEGSQD; encoded by the coding sequence GTGCCGGCATCCGCCGAGAGATATCTCGAAGTGCAGAACTCCGAGGAGTTCGCTCAACTGCGTCACCGCTTGCGCAGCTTCATCTTCCCGACGACGGTCGCGTTCATCGTCTGGTACGCGCTGTATGTACTGCTCTCCGCGTACGCGCGGGACTTCATGGCCATCAAGCTGGTCGGCAACATCAACGTCGCGCTGGTCTTCGGTGTCCTCCAGTTCGTCTCCACGTTCGTGATCGCCTGGTACTACTCGCGGTACGCGGCGCAGAAGCTGGACCCGCTGGCCGACAAGATCCTGCACGACATCGACGAGAAGCCCACGGCCGCCGCCACCGCCGCCGAGGGGAGCCAGGACTGA
- a CDS encoding sugar transferase, with translation MREDVGEVTTSLHRPSTDNSSRSKPVRYESFEWQEQPPSNGVPRNVWSRTSRRLSRWHRPYTLVLIVLDLLSVVGASYIASFLEKSRAGFSTSESFILYAYIVLPLGWLLVLWTNGTYDRRYLGLGSEEFKRVVRASVTVVACVSLLAFATKADLSRGTVATVSLSALLLILFCRVTARQFLHFARRSTGHGAHRMVLVGTLPEALEVYTAVTRSPAAGLIPVAIHLTDGFAAARGIETPVPVYAGRDVLSLVREVGADTIAVCGSASAEPGELRRLAWQLEGTGVDLVVAPQLTDIAGPRVHIRPIEGLPLLHVEEPTLSGPGWLVKNLMDRVAAGLGLLAISPILGFIALGIRLSDPGPVFFRQTRVGHDGRTFRVWKFRTMYVDAEERKATLDELNESDGMLFKMKQDPRIFAFGAKLRATSMDELPQLINVLKGEMSLVGPRPLPADDGDYLGDVRRRLLVRPGMTGLWQVSGRSDLSWDEAVRLDLYYVDNWSLTYDLSILWRTIWVVLKRKGAY, from the coding sequence ATGCGGGAGGACGTAGGCGAAGTGACTACTAGCCTGCATCGCCCATCTACCGACAACAGCAGCCGGAGCAAACCCGTGCGGTACGAAAGCTTCGAGTGGCAGGAACAGCCACCGAGCAACGGGGTGCCCCGCAACGTATGGAGCCGCACGAGCCGCCGACTGTCCCGTTGGCACCGGCCCTACACGCTGGTTCTGATCGTGCTCGACCTGCTCTCGGTCGTCGGCGCCAGCTACATCGCCAGCTTCCTCGAGAAGTCGCGGGCCGGCTTCTCGACCTCCGAGTCGTTCATCCTCTACGCCTACATCGTGCTGCCGCTCGGCTGGCTGCTGGTGCTCTGGACCAACGGCACCTACGACCGCCGTTACCTGGGCCTGGGCAGCGAGGAGTTCAAGCGCGTCGTCCGCGCGTCGGTCACTGTCGTGGCCTGCGTGTCGCTGCTGGCGTTCGCCACCAAGGCCGACCTGTCCCGCGGGACCGTCGCCACCGTGTCGCTGAGCGCCCTGCTTCTGATCCTCTTCTGCCGGGTGACGGCCCGGCAGTTCCTGCACTTCGCCCGGCGCAGCACCGGGCACGGCGCGCACCGGATGGTGCTGGTCGGCACGCTGCCCGAGGCGCTCGAGGTCTACACCGCGGTGACCCGCAGCCCGGCCGCCGGCCTCATCCCGGTCGCCATCCACCTCACCGACGGCTTCGCGGCCGCCCGCGGCATCGAGACGCCGGTCCCGGTCTACGCCGGACGGGACGTGCTGTCCCTGGTCCGCGAGGTCGGCGCCGACACGATCGCGGTCTGCGGTTCGGCCAGCGCCGAGCCCGGCGAGCTGCGCCGCCTGGCCTGGCAGCTGGAGGGCACCGGCGTCGACCTGGTGGTCGCGCCGCAGCTCACCGACATCGCCGGGCCGCGTGTGCACATCCGCCCGATCGAGGGCCTGCCGCTGCTGCACGTCGAGGAGCCGACACTCTCCGGCCCCGGCTGGCTGGTCAAGAACCTGATGGACCGGGTCGCGGCGGGTCTCGGCCTGCTGGCGATCAGCCCGATCCTGGGCTTCATCGCGCTCGGCATCCGCCTCTCCGACCCCGGGCCGGTCTTCTTCAGGCAGACCCGGGTCGGCCACGACGGCCGCACCTTCCGGGTGTGGAAGTTCCGGACCATGTACGTGGACGCCGAAGAGCGCAAGGCCACGCTGGACGAACTCAACGAGTCCGACGGCATGCTCTTCAAGATGAAGCAGGACCCCCGTATCTTCGCCTTCGGTGCGAAGCTGCGGGCCACCTCGATGGACGAGCTGCCCCAGCTGATCAACGTGCTCAAGGGTGAGATGTCCCTGGTCGGGCCGCGCCCGCTGCCCGCGGACGACGGCGACTACCTCGGCGACGTCCGCCGGCGCCTGCTGGTCCGCCCCGGCATGACCGGCCTGTGGCAGGTGAGCGGCCGCTCCGACCTGTCCTGGGACGAGGCGGTCCGGCTGGACCTCTACTACGTGGACAACTGGTCCCTCACCTACGACCTGAGCATCCTGTGGCGCACCATCTGGGTGGTCCTGAAGCGCAAGGGCGCCTATTAG